From a single Oscillospiraceae bacterium genomic region:
- a CDS encoding phospho-sugar mutase — protein sequence MTAFEQYNKWLNFPELDASLKAELLGIQGNDEEIKERFSTSLEFGTGGLRGIIRAGTNGMNVYTVCQATQGLANLIVKNGKEAMDKGVAIGYDSRHFSDTFAKESAMVLVANGIKVYLFPSLRPTPMLSFAIREMNTTAGIVITASHNPAKYNGYKAYWSDGGQLPPEEADVVYQEMKQVDIFSGVKKMPFDDAMAQGLIEWMPESVDEAYYKAVMNLSVNPDALKDTDLKVVYTPFHGSGNIPVREVLGRMGLKNLTVVKEQELPDGAFPTVKSPNPEESDGFKIALEYAKKEDADIIIGTDPDSDRVGVLLKTADEDYEILNGNQIGVLIVNYILDGLKKQNKLPQNGAVIKTIVTTNMIYEFQKDYPIEVINVYTGFKFIGEQIKIFEETGKHTYLFGFEESFGFLSGTHARDKDAVNACMLLCEAAAYYKKQGKTLKDVQIDLYEKYGYYREGLVSITHEGMAGIEKIKSLMAGLRANVPTEFAGVKTVLANDYSVATTKNLLTGEETALAFPPSNVLSYELEDGTLISFRPSGTEPKIKAYIMTKGKTEAEALEKRAAFDTAIREVLK from the coding sequence ATGACAGCATTCGAACAGTATAACAAATGGTTAAACTTCCCCGAATTGGATGCTTCCTTAAAAGCAGAACTTTTGGGAATTCAAGGGAATGATGAAGAAATCAAAGAACGTTTCTCCACTTCTTTGGAATTTGGAACAGGCGGACTTCGCGGAATTATTCGTGCAGGTACCAACGGTATGAATGTGTACACCGTGTGTCAGGCAACCCAAGGGTTAGCCAATCTGATTGTGAAAAACGGCAAAGAAGCGATGGACAAGGGTGTTGCCATTGGATATGATTCCCGTCATTTTTCCGATACTTTTGCAAAAGAATCTGCAATGGTTTTAGTGGCAAACGGCATTAAAGTGTACTTATTCCCGTCACTTCGTCCCACTCCTATGCTGTCTTTTGCCATTCGTGAAATGAATACCACCGCAGGGATTGTGATTACCGCATCTCATAATCCCGCAAAATACAACGGTTATAAAGCATACTGGTCTGATGGCGGACAGCTTCCTCCCGAAGAAGCAGATGTGGTATATCAGGAAATGAAGCAGGTAGATATCTTCAGTGGCGTGAAAAAAATGCCTTTTGACGATGCTATGGCACAAGGCCTGATTGAATGGATGCCTGAATCTGTGGATGAGGCATACTACAAAGCGGTTATGAATTTATCCGTGAACCCCGATGCTTTAAAAGACACTGATTTAAAAGTGGTATATACTCCGTTCCACGGCTCCGGTAACATCCCTGTAAGAGAAGTGTTAGGCCGTATGGGACTTAAAAACCTCACCGTGGTGAAAGAGCAGGAATTGCCCGACGGTGCATTCCCCACCGTGAAATCTCCCAACCCCGAAGAATCCGACGGGTTTAAAATTGCATTGGAATATGCAAAAAAAGAAGATGCAGATATTATCATCGGTACTGACCCTGATTCTGACCGTGTGGGAGTTTTATTAAAAACTGCGGATGAAGATTACGAAATTTTAAATGGGAATCAGATTGGTGTTCTGATTGTAAATTATATTCTGGACGGTTTGAAGAAACAAAATAAGCTGCCTCAAAACGGAGCGGTAATCAAAACCATCGTAACCACCAATATGATTTATGAATTCCAAAAAGATTATCCCATTGAAGTGATTAACGTGTATACCGGCTTTAAATTTATCGGTGAACAGATTAAAATTTTTGAAGAAACCGGTAAACATACTTATTTATTCGGTTTTGAAGAAAGCTTCGGATTTTTATCCGGTACACACGCAAGAGATAAGGATGCCGTAAATGCTTGTATGTTGTTGTGCGAAGCGGCGGCATATTATAAAAAACAGGGCAAAACCCTAAAAGATGTGCAGATCGACCTTTATGAAAAATACGGCTACTATCGGGAAGGTTTGGTTTCCATTACTCATGAAGGTATGGCAGGCATAGAAAAAATCAAGAGCTTAATGGCAGGTCTTCGTGCCAATGTGCCCACCGAGTTTGCAGGAGTGAAAACTGTGTTGGCAAATGATTACAGCGTGGCAACCACCAAAAATCTGCTGACAGGAGAAGAAACTGCCTTGGCATTCCCTCCTTCCAACGTGTTAAGCTATGAATTAGAAGACGGCACCCTGATTTCCTTCCGTCCCTCCGGCACGGAACCCAAAATCAAGGCATATATTATGACCAAGGGCAAGACCGAAGCAGAAGCTTTGGAAAAACGTGCAGCATTTGATACCGCAATCAGAGAAGTGCTGAAATAA
- a CDS encoding rRNA pseudouridine synthase yields MRIQKYIADAGICSRRKAEELIVKGEVKVNGQVLSELGYQMQEGDRVEVSGQEISAMEKKVYYLLNKPKGYVTTVKDQFDRPCVLDLIGDEVKERIYPAGRLDYNTEGLLILSNDGEFVNTVTHPKNQIQKKYIAVVNGTVSEDNIKKLQRGVMVDKKKTAPAEVFLSEIFKDKCVVEVTISEGRNRQVRKMFEAVGHHVIDLKRVKIGPIELGSLKTGRIRKLNPNEVQALLSAAGK; encoded by the coding sequence GTGAGAATTCAGAAATATATTGCCGATGCAGGAATTTGCTCCCGAAGAAAAGCGGAAGAGCTGATTGTAAAAGGCGAGGTTAAGGTAAACGGTCAGGTGCTTTCAGAGCTTGGCTACCAGATGCAGGAAGGAGACCGGGTGGAAGTTTCGGGACAAGAAATTTCCGCTATGGAAAAAAAGGTTTATTACTTGCTCAATAAGCCTAAAGGTTATGTAACCACCGTAAAAGACCAGTTTGACCGTCCCTGCGTGTTGGATTTAATCGGCGACGAAGTGAAAGAAAGAATTTATCCTGCAGGAAGACTGGACTACAACACTGAAGGGCTTTTAATTCTTTCTAATGATGGTGAATTTGTAAACACCGTAACTCATCCGAAAAATCAGATTCAAAAAAAATATATTGCCGTAGTGAATGGCACCGTTTCGGAAGACAATATCAAAAAACTGCAGCGAGGAGTGATGGTTGATAAGAAAAAAACCGCTCCTGCAGAGGTGTTTTTATCCGAAATTTTTAAAGATAAATGTGTGGTGGAAGTCACCATATCGGAAGGGCGTAACCGTCAGGTGAGAAAAATGTTTGAGGCGGTTGGTCATCATGTGATTGACTTAAAAAGAGTGAAGATTGGTCCCATTGAGCTTGGCTCACTAAAGACCGGTCGTATTCGTAAATTAAATCCCAATGAAGTGCAGGCGCTCTTAAGTGCCGCAGGAAAATAG
- a CDS encoding D-alanyl-D-alanine carboxypeptidase, whose product MRLRGIFVISLLVICCSHINGFSYSAKAVCLLDMKTGEMVYGYNEHARMRPASITKIVTAITALELGKPEDMVTVDATAAGTEGSSMYLKAGEQISLEHLLYGLMLHSGNDAANAIACHFGYEKFVEKMNEVALRVGAVDTHFENPSGLDGDDHMVTAYDMAKITAYAMENPVFLKIAGTKEKKLVSPDGNVRYLKNHNKLLWQYENTVGGKTGFTKKAGRTLVSCATDGEKTYICVTLNAPDDWNDHIGLYQSYLKPPQKEGE is encoded by the coding sequence ATGAGATTACGCGGCATTTTTGTGATCAGCTTATTGGTGATATGTTGTTCTCATATCAATGGGTTTTCGTATTCTGCCAAGGCAGTGTGCCTGTTGGATATGAAAACGGGAGAAATGGTATACGGATACAATGAGCATGCCCGTATGCGACCGGCTTCCATTACCAAAATTGTTACGGCAATCACGGCTCTGGAGCTGGGAAAGCCGGAAGATATGGTAACGGTGGATGCTACTGCCGCAGGCACTGAGGGTTCCAGCATGTATTTAAAGGCAGGAGAGCAAATCAGTTTGGAACATCTTTTGTACGGCTTGATGCTCCATTCGGGAAATGATGCGGCAAATGCCATTGCCTGTCATTTTGGCTATGAGAAATTTGTGGAGAAAATGAACGAAGTGGCACTTCGTGTGGGTGCCGTTGACACTCATTTTGAAAATCCGTCCGGTCTGGATGGAGATGACCATATGGTTACTGCCTACGATATGGCAAAAATCACCGCGTATGCCATGGAAAATCCTGTATTTTTAAAAATTGCAGGCACCAAAGAAAAAAAGTTGGTGTCACCGGACGGAAACGTCCGTTACTTAAAAAATCATAATAAGCTGTTGTGGCAGTATGAAAATACCGTGGGCGGAAAAACCGGTTTCACCAAAAAGGCGGGTCGAACCTTGGTTTCCTGTGCCACAGATGGAGAAAAGACATACATCTGCGTCACGTTAAATGCGCCTGATGACTGGAATGACCATATCGGTCTGTATCAAAGCTATTTGAAGCCACCTCAAAAAGAGGGAGAGTGA
- the ytfJ gene encoding sporulation protein YtfJ: MAHPIESLMDSVLKNIKTMVDVNTIIGEPIHADEGVVIIPVSRVSYGFGTGGSNFGGKTDIPVENQSFGGGAGGGISISPIAFLVVSNGNVRMITVSQASPLDKLIDLAPDMIDKVLKKFGSKQDENEDDDSVIRIEDDEIIVE, from the coding sequence ATGGCACATCCAATTGAAAGTCTTATGGACTCTGTTTTAAAAAACATTAAAACCATGGTGGACGTGAATACCATCATCGGAGAACCTATCCACGCTGATGAGGGCGTGGTGATTATTCCTGTGTCCCGTGTTTCCTATGGGTTCGGAACCGGCGGTTCCAACTTTGGCGGAAAAACCGATATCCCTGTGGAAAACCAGTCTTTTGGCGGAGGAGCAGGTGGCGGAATTTCCATTTCTCCCATCGCGTTTTTAGTCGTGTCCAACGGAAACGTAAGAATGATTACCGTAAGTCAGGCAAGTCCTTTGGATAAACTGATTGATTTAGCTCCTGATATGATTGATAAGGTGCTCAAAAAATTCGGCTCCAAACAAGACGAAAATGAGGATGACGACAGCGTGATCCGCATTGAGGATGACGAAATCATCGTGGAATAA
- a CDS encoding DUF2953 domain-containing protein → MGTFGMVLLMILGVILILTALVLFCPFLVLFSVSDEELILKIKVLGISLRIPLGQKEDSEDEDRQAKAKRTAKDEKDSALKKFLEMRNTFTRIRAGLGKALAYLSKKITIKQLGVMGKFGLGDAAVTGVSYGMVEAFTGVVTGFLQQFFEFEKPVYHKLDMDYDNVVFQLQFAMQIETKPWYLVRGALIFYKHWKQS, encoded by the coding sequence ATGGGAACATTTGGAATGGTATTATTGATGATCCTCGGAGTGATTTTGATTTTGACGGCACTGGTGCTGTTTTGTCCGTTTCTGGTGTTGTTTTCCGTCAGCGATGAGGAATTGATTTTAAAAATTAAGGTGCTTGGAATTTCCCTTCGGATTCCCTTAGGACAAAAAGAGGACTCCGAAGACGAAGACCGGCAGGCAAAAGCCAAAAGAACAGCCAAAGATGAAAAAGATTCTGCACTGAAAAAGTTTTTGGAAATGCGAAATACCTTTACCCGTATCCGGGCAGGGCTTGGGAAAGCGTTGGCTTATCTTTCCAAAAAAATCACCATCAAACAGTTGGGTGTGATGGGGAAATTCGGTTTAGGTGATGCCGCTGTAACCGGCGTAAGCTACGGAATGGTAGAAGCTTTTACCGGTGTGGTAACCGGCTTTTTACAGCAATTTTTTGAATTTGAAAAACCTGTTTATCACAAATTGGATATGGACTACGATAATGTGGTTTTTCAGTTGCAGTTTGCGATGCAAATAGAAACAAAGCCCTGGTATCTGGTAAGAGGGGCGCTTATCTTCTATAAACACTGGAAACAATCATAA
- the scpB gene encoding SMC-Scp complex subunit ScpB has translation MKKEELFGILESILFALGSPAEFSRLEDALEMTHDEIVDLATDFMKDFNKKSRGMKVIRLENSIQMVSRSEHHPYIAKMLETRAQRGLSQSSLETLSIIAYNQPVTKAMVDAVRGVDSYNSIVRLLERELIEQRGRMDAPGRPMLYGTTSEFLRVFGMESLDELPKLELKLLQNINHTDNLTFSDIVSEEGNQEEKPEEAMV, from the coding sequence ATGAAAAAAGAAGAATTGTTCGGGATTTTAGAAAGCATTTTGTTTGCTTTGGGAAGTCCTGCAGAATTTTCCAGACTGGAAGATGCGCTGGAGATGACTCACGATGAAATAGTAGACCTGGCGACTGATTTTATGAAGGATTTTAATAAAAAATCCCGTGGTATGAAAGTGATTCGTCTGGAAAACTCCATTCAGATGGTGTCTCGCAGTGAACATCATCCATACATTGCGAAAATGCTGGAAACCAGAGCACAAAGGGGACTGAGCCAGTCTTCTTTGGAAACGCTTTCCATTATTGCCTATAATCAGCCCGTGACCAAAGCTATGGTTGACGCGGTGCGCGGGGTAGACAGTTATAATTCCATTGTTCGACTGTTGGAAAGAGAGCTCATTGAGCAACGCGGCAGAATGGATGCTCCGGGTCGACCGATGTTATACGGTACCACCAGTGAATTTTTGCGGGTGTTCGGGATGGAAAGTCTGGACGAGCTTCCAAAATTGGAATTAAAATTATTGCAAAATATCAACCATACCGATAACCTGACCTTTTCAGATATTGTGTCTGAGGAGGGAAATCAAGAAGAAAAACCTGAGGAGGCGATGGTATAA
- a CDS encoding segregation/condensation protein A — protein MIELKLEQFEGPMDLLLHLIRTNKIDIYDIPIFTLTEQYIAYLREMEKLDMEIASEFIVMASELLYIKSKMLLPKPPQEDTEEEEDPRKELMQKLLDYQQYKELSSYLKEREPLGAYTFTKQTEKIKGLIRYTKLDLPKDKLIGALEEMVMRIETKLPPDKGVFSGIIEREVVSVTLMSDKLLLTVKQAKKIELVEAFTKICSTRAQVAATFMGLLDLLKENRILLEFFKDDFILSYKE, from the coding sequence ATGATAGAGTTAAAACTAGAGCAGTTTGAAGGGCCGATGGACCTTCTTTTGCATCTGATTCGTACCAATAAAATTGATATTTATGATATTCCCATTTTTACTTTGACCGAGCAGTATATTGCTTATCTGCGGGAGATGGAGAAGCTGGATATGGAGATTGCCTCCGAATTTATCGTGATGGCATCAGAGCTTCTTTATATCAAATCCAAAATGCTTTTGCCAAAACCTCCTCAGGAGGATACCGAGGAAGAGGAAGACCCCAGAAAAGAGCTGATGCAGAAACTTTTGGATTATCAGCAGTATAAGGAGCTTTCCAGCTACTTAAAAGAAAGAGAACCGCTGGGGGCATACACCTTTACCAAACAAACGGAGAAAATCAAGGGGCTAATCCGCTATACCAAGCTGGATTTACCCAAAGATAAACTCATTGGTGCTCTGGAAGAAATGGTGATGCGGATTGAAACCAAATTGCCTCCCGATAAAGGTGTTTTTTCAGGGATTATTGAGCGGGAAGTGGTGTCGGTTACCTTAATGTCGGACAAGCTTCTTTTAACCGTGAAGCAGGCAAAAAAAATTGAGTTGGTGGAAGCGTTTACAAAAATTTGTTCCACCAGAGCACAGGTTGCGGCAACTTTTATGGGCTTACTTGATTTGCTCAAAGAAAATCGGATTCTTTTGGAATTTTTTAAGGATGATTTTATTTTAAGTTACAAAGAATAG
- a CDS encoding site-2 protease family protein has protein sequence MNITLDAVINALITVLTLTIALLPHEIAHGYTAYLMGDRTAKNLGRLSLNPFKHINPVYAGWILLGVFVGKLIPTVAQLSNILMWVGFILLLKPVPINPGNFRDPKKGMAITALMGPVTNLVIAFLSMLLFYISIIGMEWGVFNDSLIAVNGSRYVMEFFGGLAYYSITLAVFNLIPVPPLDGSRVLFAFLPSKYYFKVMQYERYVMIVFLVMVYSGAFDILLSNGVNNVIDAFQKVCQPIIEPLSNLILGL, from the coding sequence ATGAATATTACGTTAGATGCCGTAATCAATGCTCTGATTACGGTGCTTACACTGACAATTGCTCTTTTGCCTCACGAAATCGCCCATGGTTACACGGCTTACCTGATGGGAGACCGCACGGCAAAAAATCTGGGGAGATTAAGCTTAAATCCCTTCAAGCATATTAACCCTGTGTATGCAGGTTGGATTTTGTTGGGAGTTTTTGTGGGGAAACTGATTCCCACGGTTGCTCAGCTTTCCAATATTTTGATGTGGGTTGGGTTTATTCTGTTGTTAAAACCTGTTCCCATCAATCCCGGCAATTTCCGTGATCCTAAAAAAGGAATGGCAATTACTGCCCTGATGGGGCCGGTAACCAATCTGGTGATTGCCTTTCTTTCTATGCTTCTCTTTTATATTTCCATCATTGGTATGGAGTGGGGCGTGTTCAATGACAGTCTGATTGCGGTTAACGGCAGTCGATATGTTATGGAATTTTTCGGCGGATTGGCATATTACAGCATTACGCTTGCGGTGTTCAACTTAATTCCCGTTCCGCCGTTGGACGGTTCTCGTGTGCTGTTTGCATTTTTGCCCAGTAAATACTATTTTAAAGTGATGCAGTATGAACGTTATGTTATGATTGTGTTTTTAGTAATGGTATATAGCGGTGCATTTGATATTCTGTTAAGTAATGGCGTAAATAATGTGATTGATGCTTTTCAAAAGGTTTGCCAACCAATCATTGAGCCGCTTTCAAATCTGATTTTAGGATTGTAG
- the yunB gene encoding sporulation protein YunB, giving the protein MGKVALRRKFGHMGYRFQKHHGMGIFFVLLIPICLFGVWSWYTDVFSPVLKDLCESKANRIGQETVHRSVSELLEQEEYLGSNFLRVEKNEEGNPTLVLPDTAVMNRFRSQLALLVSARLHETKNAVISIPFGNLTGIEFFSNRGPHLQLDAYPYGEVFVEIFSHFSDAGVNQTRHCMTIKVTLDIAFMLPGQRSYPTKVVTMVPLSETVVVGSVPNSYTNLESDGENVKDDLLNLIDD; this is encoded by the coding sequence ATGGGGAAGGTTGCACTCAGACGAAAGTTTGGCCATATGGGATACCGATTTCAAAAACATCACGGTATGGGTATTTTTTTTGTGTTGCTGATTCCGATTTGTTTATTCGGGGTGTGGTCTTGGTATACCGATGTATTCTCTCCTGTGTTAAAAGATTTGTGCGAATCAAAGGCAAATCGGATTGGTCAGGAAACGGTACACCGTTCGGTATCAGAACTACTGGAGCAAGAAGAATACCTGGGGAGTAACTTCCTTCGTGTGGAAAAAAATGAAGAAGGGAATCCCACCTTGGTGTTGCCTGATACTGCTGTGATGAATCGTTTTCGTTCTCAGCTTGCACTGTTGGTTTCCGCTCGGCTTCACGAAACAAAAAATGCGGTGATTTCCATTCCCTTCGGCAATTTAACGGGGATTGAGTTTTTTTCCAATCGAGGGCCTCATCTGCAGTTGGACGCCTATCCGTATGGGGAAGTGTTTGTTGAGATTTTCAGTCATTTTTCCGATGCGGGAGTGAATCAGACCCGTCATTGTATGACAATCAAGGTGACATTGGATATTGCATTTATGCTGCCGGGGCAACGTTCTTACCCAACTAAAGTGGTTACCATGGTTCCCTTAAGTGAAACCGTGGTGGTGGGTTCAGTTCCCAACAGCTATACCAATCTGGAAAGCGATGGGGAAAATGTAAAAGATGACTTGCTAAACTTAATTGATGATTAG